Proteins encoded by one window of Homo sapiens chromosome 10, GRCh38.p14 Primary Assembly:
- the TUBAL3 gene encoding tubulin alpha chain-like 3 isoform 2 (isoform 2 is encoded by transcript variant 2), producing MDQLENAKMEHTNASFDTFFCETRAGKHVPRALFVDLEPTVIDGIRTGQHRSLFHPEQLLSGKEDAANNYARGRYSVGSEVIDLVLERTRKLAEQCGGLQGFLIFRSFGGGTGSGFTSLLMERLTGEYSRKTKLEFSVYPAPRISTAVVEPYNSVLTTHSTTEHTDCTFMVDNEAVYDICHRKLGVECPSHASINRLVVQVVSSITASLRFEGPLNVDLIEFQTNLVPYPRIHFPMTAFAPIVSADKAYHEQFSVSDITTACFESSNQLVKCDPRLGKYMACCLLYRGDVVPKEVNAAIAATKSRHSVQFVDWCPTGFKVGINNRPPTVMPGGDLAKVHRSICMLSNTTAIVEAWARLDHKFDLMYAKRAFLHWYLREGMEEAEFLEAREDLAALERDYEEVAQSF from the exons ATG GATCAGCTGGAAAATGCAAAAATGGAGCACACAAATGCATCTTTCGATACCTTCTTCTGTGAGACAAGAGCTGGGAAGCATGTGCCTAGAGCACTCTTCGTGGACTTGGAGCCAACTGTTATAG ATGGGATCCGGACGGGCCAGCACCGTTCACTCTTCCACCCCGAGCAGCTCCTTAGCGGAAAGGAGGATGCTGCTAACAATTACGCGCGAGGCCGTTACTCTGTGGGGTCGGAGGTCATCGACCTTGTGCTGGAGAGGACCCGGAAGCTG GCAGAACAGTGTGGTGGACTTCAGGGATTTTTGATTTTCCGAAGCTTTGGAGGAGGCACTGGTTCAGGGTTTACGTCTCTCTTAATGGAGAGGCTCACAGGAGAATATAGCAGAAAGACTAAGCTGGAGTTCTCGGTCTACCCAGCCCCCAGGATCTCCACTGCTGTGGTAGAGCCTTATAACTCTGTCCTCACCACCCACTCCACCACAGAGCACACGGACTGTACCTTCATGGTGGACAACGAGGCCGTCTATGATATATGCCATCGTAAACTCGGTGTTGAATGCCCCTCTCATGCCAGCATCAATAGATTGGTGGTTCAGGTGGTATCTTCCATCACTGCCTCCCTCCGGTTTGAAGGGCCCTTGAATGTAGACCTAATTGAATTCCAGACCAACCTGGTACCTTATCCGAGAATACATTTCCCCATGACAGCCTTCGCCCCCATCGTCTCTGCTGACAAAGCCTACCATGAGCAGTTCTCTGTGTCAGACATCACCACTGCCTGCTTTGAGTCCTCCAACCAGCTGGTCAAGTGTGATCCTCGGCTTGGGAAGTACATGGCCTGCTGCCTACTCTATAGAGGGGATGTGGTCCCCAAGGAAGTGAATGCAGCAATCGCAGCCACGAAGTCGAGGCACTCTGTTCAGTTTGTAGATTGGTGTCCAACTGGTTTCAAGGTGGGCATCAACAATCGGCCGCCCACGGTGATGCCGGGTGGGGACCTGGCCAAAGTCCACCGGTCCATCTGCATGCTGAGCAACACCACGGCGATTGTGGAGGCCTGGGCCCGCCTGGACCACAAGTTTGACCTCATGTACGCCAAGAGAGCATTTCTGCACTGGTACCTCAGAGAAGGCATGGAAGAAGCAGAGTTCTTGGAGGCCAGGGAAGATCTGGCAGCCCTGGAGAGGGACTATGAGGAAGTGGCGCAAAGTTTCTGA
- the TUBAL3 gene encoding tubulin alpha chain-like 3 isoform 1 (isoform 1 is encoded by transcript variant 1): MRECLSIHIGQAGIQIGDACWELYCLEHGIQPNGVVLDTQQDQLENAKMEHTNASFDTFFCETRAGKHVPRALFVDLEPTVIDGIRTGQHRSLFHPEQLLSGKEDAANNYARGRYSVGSEVIDLVLERTRKLAEQCGGLQGFLIFRSFGGGTGSGFTSLLMERLTGEYSRKTKLEFSVYPAPRISTAVVEPYNSVLTTHSTTEHTDCTFMVDNEAVYDICHRKLGVECPSHASINRLVVQVVSSITASLRFEGPLNVDLIEFQTNLVPYPRIHFPMTAFAPIVSADKAYHEQFSVSDITTACFESSNQLVKCDPRLGKYMACCLLYRGDVVPKEVNAAIAATKSRHSVQFVDWCPTGFKVGINNRPPTVMPGGDLAKVHRSICMLSNTTAIVEAWARLDHKFDLMYAKRAFLHWYLREGMEEAEFLEAREDLAALERDYEEVAQSF; this comes from the exons ATG AGGGAGTGCCTTTCCATCCACATCGGTCAAGCTGGCATCCAGATTGGGGACGCCTGCTGGGAACTCTATTGCCTGGAACATGGAATCCAGCCAAATGGCGTTGTTCTTGACACTCAACAGGATCAGCTGGAAAATGCAAAAATGGAGCACACAAATGCATCTTTCGATACCTTCTTCTGTGAGACAAGAGCTGGGAAGCATGTGCCTAGAGCACTCTTCGTGGACTTGGAGCCAACTGTTATAG ATGGGATCCGGACGGGCCAGCACCGTTCACTCTTCCACCCCGAGCAGCTCCTTAGCGGAAAGGAGGATGCTGCTAACAATTACGCGCGAGGCCGTTACTCTGTGGGGTCGGAGGTCATCGACCTTGTGCTGGAGAGGACCCGGAAGCTG GCAGAACAGTGTGGTGGACTTCAGGGATTTTTGATTTTCCGAAGCTTTGGAGGAGGCACTGGTTCAGGGTTTACGTCTCTCTTAATGGAGAGGCTCACAGGAGAATATAGCAGAAAGACTAAGCTGGAGTTCTCGGTCTACCCAGCCCCCAGGATCTCCACTGCTGTGGTAGAGCCTTATAACTCTGTCCTCACCACCCACTCCACCACAGAGCACACGGACTGTACCTTCATGGTGGACAACGAGGCCGTCTATGATATATGCCATCGTAAACTCGGTGTTGAATGCCCCTCTCATGCCAGCATCAATAGATTGGTGGTTCAGGTGGTATCTTCCATCACTGCCTCCCTCCGGTTTGAAGGGCCCTTGAATGTAGACCTAATTGAATTCCAGACCAACCTGGTACCTTATCCGAGAATACATTTCCCCATGACAGCCTTCGCCCCCATCGTCTCTGCTGACAAAGCCTACCATGAGCAGTTCTCTGTGTCAGACATCACCACTGCCTGCTTTGAGTCCTCCAACCAGCTGGTCAAGTGTGATCCTCGGCTTGGGAAGTACATGGCCTGCTGCCTACTCTATAGAGGGGATGTGGTCCCCAAGGAAGTGAATGCAGCAATCGCAGCCACGAAGTCGAGGCACTCTGTTCAGTTTGTAGATTGGTGTCCAACTGGTTTCAAGGTGGGCATCAACAATCGGCCGCCCACGGTGATGCCGGGTGGGGACCTGGCCAAAGTCCACCGGTCCATCTGCATGCTGAGCAACACCACGGCGATTGTGGAGGCCTGGGCCCGCCTGGACCACAAGTTTGACCTCATGTACGCCAAGAGAGCATTTCTGCACTGGTACCTCAGAGAAGGCATGGAAGAAGCAGAGTTCTTGGAGGCCAGGGAAGATCTGGCAGCCCTGGAGAGGGACTATGAGGAAGTGGCGCAAAGTTTCTGA